In the Syntrophorhabdus sp. genome, CGACACACTCCTGTCAACCCAAAAAGACGGTCACAGGTCACAGGTCTCACGTCACAGGTTCAAAGGCCGAAGAACCGTCGCAAGTCTCAGGTCCCAAGTCACAGGTTCAAAGGCACAAAAAGATTCGTCGCCGGGTCAACAATTGCACCAGTCAATAGTTGCGTTGACAGCCCGCCCCCTTCGCGGTCTCTCTTTGGCGACCTGCGACCTGCGACCTGCGACCTGCGACCTGCGACCTGCGACCTGCTTTAAGATGAACCCCTCCCGTTGCGGGAGGGAATTGGGGTAGTGAAAAAAATGGGGTAAGGGTAAAAGGGGCGGTTATGATTCTGATTTTTCGAAAGCGCTTTTCGGAGCGTTACAGATAGGACAGGACCAGTCATCCGGAAGCTGCTCGAAAGGCACTTTCTCGACCTTTTCATCGTACTGGTAACCACAAACGGAACATGTCCAGACCATAGAATCCTCCTCTGTCATTGATTTTTCTCTATCGTTCCCTTTTGCTCGTCGGAGCACGATTTGCATATCCCGTAAAAGTCGACACGGTTGCCGATGATCTCAAACCCCTGTGTCTGCGCATCGGACAGGGTCAGGGGGAGCTCGACGAAGACGTCGATTATTGCCTTGCACTTGATGCACATGAGATGATGATGGGGTTCCGGGTTCGGATCAAAACGTTTCTTCAACCGGTCTATGGAAAGCTCGATGACTGCCCCCCGTTCCTTCAGTGTCTCCAATGTGTTGTACACGGTGGCCAGGGACATGGTGGGGAACTGTTCCCTGATGGCCCCGTGTATGTCTGCCGCACTGGGGTGGCACGTATTGCCGTCGAGGTATTTCATGATCGCCATCCTCTGGGGTGTCATCTTCATGCTCTTGCTGTCGTGACCCTCTGCCATTCCAATAAAAGCCCTTAACGAATACACTATACTAACTAATAACCATTCTTGTCAAGTATTAATTATAAAATACTTGTCTCCAATGGAAAGGCGTGTTCCTTCATCACCCGCCGTCCATCATGGGGTGTTCGATCTTGGTGAACCAGGCCGCCGGGTTTTCAAAATACTCTTCGGCATCACGGAGGGACAGGAAGTGCTCATATTCGATCATCGCGAGGAGTTCAAAGAAATCCCTCTCCCGCCTGTCCGCCGAGGCGGCGGCGAGCTGCCTGTAAAGCCGTACTCCCTTGTCCTCGAAATCGGCGGCGATCTTTACGGCCTCGAGGTCCCCCGCATCTGTCGGGGCCGACGGGTCTATCGTCTTGAGCGTGCTGACGAGGATATCCCTTACGTTCGTGGTGTTCACCACGAGAGGGACCGTTTCGGGCCACTTGCCCTCGACCGCCCATTTCTCGTGAAGCTCCTTCAGCCGGCGATAATGTTCGAGCTCATCCTCGGCTATCCGTCTGAACATTGCCTTGCCCAGGGGGTTCTGCGTGCGGTCGGCATTCCGGAGATAGAACTCGCGCTCCTTCATCTCGTTCCCCAGGGCCGTTTCAAGCGCGTTAAGCCTTTCTTTGTCGTTCATAATGTCACCCTTGACCTTTGATCAGTCGACGAGAACAATGCCGTATACATCCCGGTCTTGAGCGTGGCTGCGGACGACCTCTATGGGAAGGCCATTCGCACGTGCCGTCTGGTAGACATCTATTCCGCAGGATTCCATGGAGGGCCTCATGCGCTCCGGATGCACGCAATCTTTCGTGGTGTCGCACTTCTTGCACAGGGTGCAGAACCCGCAGCCCATGCCGAAGGCCTTGTAGAACCCGTCCAGGAAAAGTGTCGTTTCCAGGTCGATTACCGTGTCGTTCAGCATGGCGACCGAGTTCGTTCCCTTTACCCAGTGGTAGTGAAGGAGGATCGCGCGGTCATACGAGTCGAGCATCGAACGTGTCCTGTCGTACTCGGGGGTATGGGGCGGACAGGACAATCTCAGGCCGTATCCGGGACACCCGAAGCGGCACTTCATCCGGACCCACGGTGCCGTGGAGACGGAAGAGGTGCCCACGATGACCG is a window encoding:
- a CDS encoding rubredoxin, coding for MVWTCSVCGYQYDEKVEKVPFEQLPDDWSCPICNAPKSAFEKSES
- a CDS encoding transcriptional repressor encodes the protein MAEGHDSKSMKMTPQRMAIMKYLDGNTCHPSAADIHGAIREQFPTMSLATVYNTLETLKERGAVIELSIDRLKKRFDPNPEPHHHLMCIKCKAIIDVFVELPLTLSDAQTQGFEIIGNRVDFYGICKSCSDEQKGTIEKNQ
- a CDS encoding ferritin family protein, which translates into the protein MNDKERLNALETALGNEMKEREFYLRNADRTQNPLGKAMFRRIAEDELEHYRRLKELHEKWAVEGKWPETVPLVVNTTNVRDILVSTLKTIDPSAPTDAGDLEAVKIAADFEDKGVRLYRQLAAASADRRERDFFELLAMIEYEHFLSLRDAEEYFENPAAWFTKIEHPMMDGG
- a CDS encoding DUF2284 domain-containing protein, yielding MAKERGADHAVIVGTSSVSTAPWVRMKCRFGCPGYGLRLSCPPHTPEYDRTRSMLDSYDRAILLHYHWVKGTNSVAMLNDTVIDLETTLFLDGFYKAFGMGCGFCTLCKKCDTTKDCVHPERMRPSMESCGIDVYQTARANGLPIEVVRSHAQDRDVYGIVLVD